Part of the Perognathus longimembris pacificus isolate PPM17 chromosome 1, ASM2315922v1, whole genome shotgun sequence genome, TGCTCTACCTTATGCAGCTAGGAGCCCCCGTTTCCCTGCATGGGGGCGTGGGGGCGTGGGGGAGTGGGGGCGTGGGGGAGTGGGGGCATGGGGGAGTGGCAGTCCTAGGGGACGCCAGGGCTCCTGGAGGAGGAGCCCAACTGCAAGGAACAGGGAGGCGGCCCAGCCTCACCGGCTGGACAGCTGGACGGCTGAGGGGTGGGTGGACATCTGGAGAGAGGAACTGGGCTGTGGCTGACCAGCCAGGCCTCCTCCACTGAGCTGCTCTCTGTCCAGCTCAAGTCCCGCCCCGCCTCACCTCTGACTCACTTCCTCTGCATAAAAGCGGAAACCTCCCAGAGCTTCCTCTGCTCCGTGTTTTCCCCTGGACCTTCAGGTGTGGCTGCTGTCTTCAGGCCTCAGTGGGCTCAGAGGCCGCTGACCCACCCGTCTCCCACCCGGGGAGAATAGCTTTTCCTGCGTCCTGAGTCACAGGCCAGCTGGCCTGGGCACGGGTGGCAGAGCTGGGGGAGCTTGACGCGCCTGCAGGTAGGGGGTGGGCTTGGGGCCcgggggtttgaggccagcctccaCCCTGTCCGGCCTGGGGCTccccgctgctgctgctgggtaGTTCACTGTGCGGAGGGGCTCGCTCCCCGAGGCGGGCCCGGAGGGCtgggaggccctggggcaggTCTGGAGTCTGTTCTCAGAAGCACACATTTTCCTGCGGACTTCCACCTCCAGCGGTCCCCCACCTCCAGCAGTCCCCGAGCGGGTGGAGGTCTCAACTCCTGGGGGTGCGGAGGCCTCCCCTGATGTTCCCAAACCCAGGCGCGGGTGAGGTCAGGGTGCGGTGTCCGGCCGGACCCTTGGCCAGGCCAGCGGGCCCGGGGCTCTGCCGCCTCGGCAGGAAGCCAGTGGCCGCCAGATAAACAGCTCGCCCCTTCCCCCAGGCCGCTTCCTCCGGGCCCGGCCGGCCGGGAGATTTGCATGGGGGCtgagcgcggcggcggcggcttcctggtcggcggggccggcggggcggggccgggccgggcggtgggggaggcggccgggccgggccgggccgggcggtgggggaggcgggccgggccgggccgggccgggcggtgggggaggcgggccgggccgggccgggccgggcggtgggggaggcggggtcgggccgggcggtgggggaggcgggccgggccgggccgggccgggcggtgggggaggcgggccgggccgggcggtggggaggcgggccgggccgggccgggccgggcggtggggggaggcgggtcgggccgggcggtggggggaggcgggccgggccgggcggtgggggaggcgggccgggccgggccgggccgggcggtgggggaggcgggccgggccgggcggtgggggaggcgggccgggccgggccgggccgggccgggccggggcggctcGCTCCCACGCTCGCTCGCTCCCTCGGGGAGCGGTCCTGTAAGCTTGGGGCGCCGGCCCTCGCGGGCGGGCCGCAGCGGGGATCTGGAGATTCTTCTTCTCTTGCTGTCGTAGGGCGGGACCTGCGAGCCGAGCGCTCCGGCGCCATGGACCGCGGCCAGCCGGCCCCAGAGCCCGCGGCGCCCCGCGCCCGGGGCCCCGGCGTGATGGCGCCCGTTGCGCGCCGTGCTCCGCCTGCGCCGCCGCGTGTGCCTCCTGCGCCAGCGGCGCCTGCGGGGGCCCGGGGCGTCCGGGCCCGGctgcggccccgcggccccgcgcacCGAGCCCCGGTTCTTCACTTTCGACGGCCCGGGGGAGCCGCCGCCTTCGCGGGCCCCGCGCCGCCGGCGCCGGCGCAGCcgcctggtgctctaccccgaggcctcccgcccggcccggccgcgcgCCGAGCGCCGGAGCCGCGCCCAGCGCTGCCTGTGGCTGCTGGTGGCCATCGTGGGCTTCCAGGTGCTCAACGCCATCGAGAACCTGGACGACAACGCGCTGCGCTACGACCTGGACGGGCTGGAGAAGGCGCTGCGGGGCGCCGTGTTCGGCCAGCCGGCCGCCGTGGGCCGCCTCGTGGCGCTGCTGCGGGACTACCTGGCCACGCACGCGCACGGCCGCCCGCTCCTGCTGGCGCTGCTCGGGCCCCGCGGCGTGGGCAAGAGCCTGGCGGGCCGCCTGCTGGCGCGCCACTTCCGCGCCGTGCCCGGCGGGGCGCCCGTGCTCGTGTACCACGCGCGCCACCACTGCCCCGAGCGCGCGCCGCGCCGCGCTGCCGCCGGGACCTGGCGCGCCGCGTGGCCGACGTGGTGGCGCGGGCCGAGGCCGCGGAGCGGACGCCGCTGCTGGTGCTGGACGACGCCGAGCGGCTGCCGCCCGCGCTGCTGGACGAGCTGCACGGCCTCGTGCAGCCGCAGCGCCCGCACCGCTTCCGCAACGCCATCTACGTGCTGCTCAGCGGCGCGGGCGCGGCCGAGGTCACGCGCTTCGCGCTGCACCAGGCCTCCCGCGCGCCGCGCAACGCCTCCCGcgcgccgccgcccggccccggccccggccccggccccggccccggccccgccgcgccggCCGAGGCGGAGCTGCGCGCCCGGCTCCGCGCGCGCCT contains:
- the Tor4a gene encoding LOW QUALITY PROTEIN: torsin-4A (The sequence of the model RefSeq protein was modified relative to this genomic sequence to represent the inferred CDS: inserted 2 bases in 2 codons; deleted 1 base in 1 codon), which gives rise to MDRGQPAPEPAAPRARGPGVMAPVRAVLRLRRRVCLLRQRRLRGPGASGPGCGPAAPRTEPRFFTFDGPGEPPPSRAPRRRRRRSRLVLYPEASRPARPRAERRSRAQRCLWLLVAIVGFQVLNAIENLDDNALRYDLDGLEKALRGAVFGQPAAVGRLVALLRDYLATHAHGRPLLLALLGPRGVGKSLAGRLLARHFRAVPGGAPVLVYHARHHCPEXRAAPRCRRDLARRVADVVARAEAAERTPLLVLDDAERLPPALLDELHGLVQPQRPHRFRNAIYVLLSGAGAAEVTRFALHQASRAPRNASRAPPPGPGPGPGPGPGPAAPAEAELRARLRARLAREHXLWHAAAIVPFLLLDRQDVVSCFQEEMAGEGFFPDRARAERLAAQLSYYRVAGREFAVTGCEPVVAAVNLL